The region GCCGGCCGGGCCGGGGGCGTGGTAGCAGCGCTCTCGCTGTCCGGCCCGGTCAGCCGTCTGTCGCGGGAGACTCTGGAGGAATATGCTGTCATTTTAGCTGAGGCCGCTGCTGAAATGGGCCTAATGATGAGCTGAGCTGGAGGCCTCCGGCAGCAGATCCGCGCAGGAAAACTTTAGGAAATGCAGGCTATTCAGCCTTCGACATTCATTGTATATCTAGTTAAAATGGACTATCATTAGTAATGATTAGCTAAATTGAGATTGAAGAAATAAGAGGAATCCAGTGCACGAGGTGATGGGATGAAAGTAGTTATACCCGATTCACTGATGGGAGAAATTCAAGAGCTCCAGGATACGTTCGGCTCTGTTACGGGTCAGGCGCTTGTGCTTACGGATCAGGCCGGGAATGTGGTTACCCGCCCAACGCTGTCCGGAATATTCTATCAGAAGATGTTTAAATCTTTACAGGTCATAGAGCGGCCCTTCGAGCCTGCATTGCTCAGATTGGGCCCCTTATCATATCCTGCCATACTTGAGGAGTGGGTCCCCGGGCTGAAGTATGTGGTCAGTCCGCTGGTTCCTGACTATGGACAGACGTACTATTTATGGTCCGGCTTATATATGGAAGAAGGCACCCGCGGGCTTGTGCTGCAGGCGTTCGAGGCCAAGATGCGGAATCACCCTGACTATGACATGCTGAAGGATGTACTGGCCGTCATGCCTGAGCTTAGCCGGGAAGGCATCGTCAGCATCAGGGGGAAATTGAGTGTGCTCGGGAATGTGCTCTCCAAATTGCTGGCGGGGTGCGCAGTGAAGCCGCTGGAACAGAGACGGGGTCTGCTGATTTCCCAGCTGTTATCCAATCTGGAGAGTGAGTTCCTGAAGATAGAGGTTGTGCTGCAGCAGATGGCCGGTACGTTATCTGATGCAGAGCTGTATGCCTTTGCCCAAGAGGAGGAGGCCGGCCAGTTCAAGGTGAAATATTCTGCCGGCAAAGAAGCAGGACTCCTCATGAATGCCGGGTTCCAGCAAGGAGACGGTTTTCTGGGGCAGGCAGTTCTGGGCATGGAGCCCAGGCATTGGCAGAGCGTTGCCCAAGATTCGAGATCGTTATTCTTCACCCAGCGCGGGATGACGCAGCCGGAATATTTGTCATGCTATCCGGTGAGAATTCACAGCGGGAAGAGAGCGTTGCTGCTCGCTGTGGGCTTTGGGAAGAGCCGCCTGATACAGGACTATGCCCAGTACGAGCAGAATGTTACTGCGCTCCTGGGCTTATCCGGACGGGGAGAGCAGCTGGTACAGCGTGAAGCCCTGCGCAGGGAGGCCACCCTGCGTTTGAAGGAAGCTGCCCGCCTGCTGCCGCAGGCCGCATCCACACAGGAGCTGGGCGCCGGGCTGCTGGATATGATTATGGGCATGCCTTTCTTCCCGTCATCGGTGCTCGTATTCTTCGAGGAGCAGCCGGACGATACCCATTACGCCAAGGGGTGGAGGACGGAGGAGATTATGCCGTATGTCCAGGACCTCCAGTCCCGTTACTCCTCGCAGGCCTTTCTCTCTTCTGCGATCATCAACGGGGAGGTGGAGGGGCAGGTCCTGCTCGAATGTCCGCTGATTGCCGAGAAGGTATTCAAGGGCATTCTGTCTGTGGGCTTCAGACGCCGCAGCGAAGCTGAGGAGTGGCTGTCCTTAACGGGCTGTCTTGCCAGTCTGGCGAGCACTTCGATCCGTCTGATCGAGAAGGAAGCCAGACATATGAAGCAGGCAGGGGTCTTCACCAGCCAGACGCTTCATTATCTCCAGCTCAGTAATCCCGAGCTGCACCGCCTGTCGGCAGAGGCTTCTGCTATGGCGTATGAGCTTGCCCGTTATACAGGGCTGCCGGAGCGGGAGTCAGAGCAGATGAGAACGGCTGCGCTGCTGGCTCCGTTCAGGCTGGAATTCCTGCATGGGTACGGATTCTACCTGGAAGAGCTTTCTTTGCTGAAGCAGGTGGACCAGTTTGCTTCGTTCTATTTTGAGATCAATAAGCCTTCGGTCTCTGTCACTGCCCAACTGCTCGTGCTGGTGCTTCATCATTCAGGCAAAGGCGCAGACAAGGAGCTGCTGGCGGACGCGGATCTGGAGTGGCTGAACCCCTCCCGCTTCTATCTGGATGACCATGTGGTCGGGGAGCTATACACTGAGCCGCGCAATACCTTCCAATCCTTTTTGCGCAGCCGCTCGGAAGCGATGCCCGTCAAAAGAGGTGTGTCTGCAGGGAAGCTGCTGAACAGTACAGCGCTGAAGACGCCCAAGGAGGAATGGGGAATCTCACCGCGTGAGGAGGAAGTGCTGGAGCTGATTATTCTGGGCAAGACGAATAAGGAGATTGCCAGCGCCTTGTTTATCAGCGAGCATACCGTCAAGAATCATCTAAGCCGCATTTTTAATAAAATGAACGTAACGGACCGTTCACAGATCATAGCTCTGGTCTATAAAAGAATATTCGATTCCGAACGTATCGAGATGTCCTGAAGGTCTCCTGAGGCTGCGATAATTTATCCGCTTATTTCAGAGAAATGAAATCCCCTTTCCAGCGAAAGGGGATTTTTCGCCGAAACGGTACCGTCCCTTAAAAGGACGGTACCGTTTCCACTTGCTGCGGAAAAGTCCGGGGAGTTGTCAGTCTGCAAACTCTGTGATATATTACTAATGATAATGATTATCAATATCATATATACATAGGGGGATTATCTTGCGATACTCTAAACAAAGTCTTGTCCTGATTGTTTTTACTCTCGTCATGGCTGTCCTGCTGGCAGCCTGCGGTTCATCGGCTAACTCCGGCTCTGGCTCCGGGACGGCAGCGAATGCACCTGCACCTGCAGCTTCTGAAGCACCCACGGCTGCTCCGGCTACTGGAAATTCTTCCGCTGAAGCAGAGATGGTTACTTTCCAGGATGGTGCCGGTGAGGTTCAAGTGCCTAAGAATCCACAGAGAATCGTGGATACTACAGCCTTTTATACAGGATATCTCCTGGCGCTGGGTGTGAAGCCGGTAGGGGTCATGCAAGGAGCCAAGGATAGTCCGTATCTTGCAGAGATGCTTGAAGGGGCAGAAGGGCTTGGTGATGATGTCACCCCGGAGAATATCCTGGCCCTGGAACCTGACCTGATTATTGTGTATACCGGAACAGAAGGCATCGATAAGCTGAAGGAAATCGCGCCTGTGGTACAGATTAAATATGGCGCTAAGAATTATAAGGATCAGATGCTCGACTACGGCAAGCTGGTGAACAAAAATGATGAAGCCAAGGCCTGGATCGCCCAGTGGGAGGCCCGCATTGCTGAGTTGAAGCCGCAGGTACAGGCTGCTGTTGGCAATAAGACCGTATCCATCCTGAATCCATATGCCAAGGGGCTGTATGTCTTCGGGCATAACTATGGCCGGGGCGGTGAGATTCTGTATGGTGAGTTCGGGCTGAAGGCTCCCGCAGAAGCGCAGAAGGAGGCCATCGACAGCGGAACAGGCTGGGCTTCCATTTCTATGGAGAAGCTGCCGGACTATGCCGGAGATATTATTTTCACCTGCCCATGGTCAGGGGATACTACAGACCCGAAGATTGTCTATGACAATCCGCTGTGGAAGGGGCTTCCGGCGGTCAAGGCAGGAAATGTATTCCAGCTGAATCCTGCCGCCGATACGTACAATGACCCGATCTCCCTGGAGAAACAGCTGGATTTCATTACGACCAGCCTGCTGTCGGTCAAATAGGGCATTCCTGAATAAGACAAAAAGCTGCGCCGGTATCAGACTGAAATCTGATACCGGCGCAGCTTGTATAATGATCTAGCCTTATGAAGCTGTCTTATTCTACCGGCTGAGCCGCTTCTGAAGCTGTAGCATCTGCCAGCATCTGGCGGAGTACCGTCTGCAGAATACCGCCATTGCGGTAGTAGTCGATATCTACGCTGCTGTCGAGACGGGCAATGACCGGGAAGTCGAACTGGGTGCCGTCTTCACGGGTAGCAGTGACTGTCAGCTCCTGTCCGGGAAGGACATGGTTGTCAAGACCGGTAATGTCGAAGGTCTCGCGTCCGGTCAGTCCCATGCTGCTCCAGCCATGGCCTTCCTGGAACTGCAGCGGCAGCACGCCCATGCCGACGAGATTGCTGCGGTGAATCCGCTCGAAGCTCTCAGCGATGACGGCTTTGACTCCGAGAAGGAGTGTTCCCTTGGCGGCCCAGTCGCGGGAGCTGCCTGTGCCGTATTCTTTACCGGCGATAACGATCAGGTTCTGTCCGGCCGACTGGTACAGCATGGAGGCGTCATAGATCGACATGACCTCATCGCTTGGCAGGAAGGTGGTTACGCCGCCTTCTGTTCCAGGAGCCACTGCATTGCGGATACGGATGTTGGCGAAGGTACCGCGCATCATCACCTCATGATTCCCGCGGCGCGAGCCGTAGGAGTTGAAGTCGGCGCGTTCCACGCCATGTCCCCGCAGATATTCTCCGGCCGGACCGGATGCTGTGATATTCCCGGCCGGTGAGATATGGTCGGTAGTGACGGAATCGCCAAGCAGCGCAAGTACACGCGAGCTTCTGATATCCTTAATGTCAGAGGCACCGTCTGCCAGATGCTCGAAGAATGGCGGATTCTGAATGTAGGTGGAGTTGCTGTCCCATTCATACAGCTCGCCTTCCGGTACCGGAATGTTATTCCAGCGTTCATTGGCCGTGAATACATTCTCATATTTGCTGCGGAACATTTCAGGACTGAGCGAGCGCAGGGTGGCTTCGCGGATCTCGGCTGTAGTCGGCCAGATATCGGCCAGGAAGACAGGCTCACCCTGCGGGTCATAGCCCAGCGGCTCGGTCTTCAGGTCAATATTCACTGTGCCGGCCAGAGCGTAAGCGACAACCAGCGGCGGTGAAGCGAGATAGTTGGCTTTGACCTGGGCATGCACGCGGCCCTCGAAGTTACGGTTCCCGGAGATGACTGCGGCAACCGTCATATCATGCTCGGTAATGGCTTCGCTGACTTCATCCGGCAGCGGGCCGGAGTTACCGATACAAGTGGCGCAGCCGTAGCCGGCCAGGTAGAAGCCGAGCGCTTCCAGCGGCTTCAGCAGATCCGCCTTCTGCAGATATTCCGTAACGACCAGCGATCCGGGAGTCAGGCTGCTTTTGACATATCCGGGCTTGGTCAGACCGCGTTCTACAGCCTTCTTGGCAAGCAGTCCTGCGCCCAGCATTACGCTCGGGTTGGAGGTGTTCGTACAGCTCGTGATGGCTGCAATGACAACCGCTCCTGTTGAGAGCTTGCTGCTGCTTCCGTTCTTGTGCTGAATCTCAACTTCTTCGGCAATCTTCTCGTCGCTGAGGCCATAGCCGCCCTTATCGACAGGTGTACGGATAATGCCTTCGAAATTCTCCTTCATATGGGTAAGCTCTACCCGGTCCTGCGGACGCTTCGGTCCGGCCAGGCTGGGAACCACAGAAGCCAGATCCAGCTCAATGATATCGCTGAACGTAGGGTCCGGTGTCTCTGCGGTGCGGAACATGCCCTGCGCCTTATAATAATCCCCTACCAGCTCTACCAGCTCATCCGGGCGTCCGGTGCTGCGCAGATAGGCCAGCGTCTCATCGTCTACAGGGAAGAAGCCGATCGTTGCACCGTATTCAGGAGCCATGTTGGCTACTGTCGCACGGTCTGCCAGACTGATGTTCGCCAGACCCGGGCCGTAGAATTCGACGAACTTGCCGACTACGCCTTTTTTGCGCAGCATTTGGGTAACGGTAAGGGCCAGATCGGTAGCTGTAGCGCCTTCCATCAGACTGCCGGTCAGCTTGAAGCCGACGACATCCGGGGTAACGAAATACAGCGGCTGTCCGAGCATTCCTGCTTCAGCCTCAATTCCGCCGACGCCCCAGCCCACTACGCCAAGGCCGTTGATCATTGTCGTATGGGAATCCGTGCCGACCAGGGAATCCGGGTAGACAACGGTCTCTCCGTCAATGGTCTTGGTGGCCGCCACAGAAGCCAGATACTCCAGATTCACCTGATGCACAATTCCGGTTGCCGGAGGAACCGCACGGAAATTATTGAAGGCGGTCTGTGCCCAGCGCAGGAAGCGGTAGCGCTCCTCATTACGCTCGAATTCTACGTTCATATTATATTCAAGGGCATCCGCCGTTCCGAACGCATCAACCATAACGGAATGGTCAATAACAAGGTCAACCGGTACAAGCGGGTTGATCTTCTTCGGGTCCCCGCCCGCCTTCTTGACGGTATCGCGCATAGCCGCGAGATCGACAACTACAGGCACGCCGGTGAAATCCTGCAGGACAATCCGGGCAGGAATGAACGGGATTTCCTTATTGCGGTCAATGCCGCCGGACCAGTTAGCCAGCTGCTTGACATGTTCTTCGGTAATCGCCCGTCCGTCATATTGGCGGACAGCCGCTTCGAGTAATACCTTAATGGAGAATGGCAGGGAGGAAATGTCGCCTGTACCTTGCTCCTCCAGAGCGTTCAAATGATAGTAGCGATAAGTTTTGCCACCTGATTTCAGGTTCTTGGCCAATGAGAAATGGTCCTTGCTTGGCATATATGCGCCTCCTCGTTTCATCTGGTGAAACTACATTTCATAATTTATATACTTTAAGTATAACGTTTACAATGGGGGGAGTAAAGTTTTTTTTGCTCCTTGATGTAAGGTATATTCAGGGTTCACACAGATGCATAGAACCCTCTGCCCCCTGACTTCCCTGCAGTTAAATCGCTCCCGCTTCCGTATAGGTGCAAGCAATCCTTCATATACATAGGACAGCAGCCATAATGGCGGTGATACCGTGAAGGAATATTCTTAGCTTACATCATATACATTCTTATCTGTGAACGAAAGGGCGGAGTATGAATGGAGCAGCAGTGGAAGAAAAGTCTCTATGTCTATGTGGACCAGCTGAACAAGGGGCGGGTTGCACCTGGCGCTGAGCCGCGCCACACCACGATCAGGGACCCCCGGTTCCTGGACGAACAGCGCACGCGTTCCCGCCGGATCGCCCAGTGGTACACCCGCCGGGGCATTACTCCGCTGCGCGGGGAGACGGGGGTGCGGACGCTGCGGACCGTGCGGCAGAACCCAGCTGAGGTGGTCGCCGATGTGGCGCTGCACAGCGCCTTCTATTACGAGAAGGGCGGGATGACGCACCGTGAGGATGTGGTGGAGTCGGAACGCCTGACCTTTGTACGTGAAAAGGACGGCTGGGAAATTGTGAACGTGGAGCGCCGTGTGCCTGAGCGGAATGGGGTACGCAAGGTGGTGGAGAAGGACCCGGCTCTGCGGCTCTCGGAGTGGGGAGAGGCTCTGTCCGATCCGCGTCCGTCCCAGCCGCTGCTGAACCGCCGTGTCCTGAAGGGCGCTAGTGGTGTTCGAGAGGTGCGCTACCGCCGGGAAGAAGCCGCAGCCTATGCTGACCTTTGGTGGAAGGAAGGGAACCCGGAGTTCGAGATTTTTGAGGTGGACTGCACCAATTACGTCTCTCAATGTCTCTTTGCAGGGGGAGCACCTATCAACTATACTGGTAAAAGAGAAACGGGCTGGTGGTACAAGGGCTATAATGGAGCCCAGGAATGGTGGAGCTTCAGCTGGGCGGTCTCCGACAGCCTGAAGCGTTATCTGAGCGGGAGCCGGGGAAGCGGGCTGCGTGCAGAGATTGTCGAGCGGCCGGAGCAGCTTCAACTGGGCGACATTATTCAGTATGACTGGGACGGGAACGGACATTATCAGCACAGCACGATTGTTACCGCATTTGATGCGGGAGGGCAGCCGCTGGTGAATGCGCGGACGGTTAGCAGCCGTCACCGCTTCTGGGATTACAAGGATTCCTACGCCTGGACGGACCGGACGGCTTATCGTTTTTTTCATATTAATGACTATTTATAGTTCAGAAAGAGGTTAATGCATGGGGAACGCTAAAACTACCGTAGGACTGGTGTACGGCGGCAAATCCGGAGAGCATGAGGTATCGCTGCAGACGGCTTATGCGGTTATGAACGCTTTTGACTACGATAAATATGAGATTATTCCGTTCTATATCTCCAAGCAGGGGGTATGGAAGGTAGGTGCAGTGCTGGAGGCTCCCTTCCCCGCAATTGAGCAGCTTAAGCTCTCCGGGGTGGCTGGTGATATGGGCACGGCTCTGAATGCCTTGTTCAGCGGGCTCAGCGGAGGCGAGCAGGTCATCGACGTGATGTTCCCGCTGCTGCATGGTACGAACGGCGAAGACGGCACCATTCAGGGACTGTTCGAGATGGCGAATATCCCGTACATCGGTGCAGGGGTACTGGCTTCATCAGCGGGCATGGATAAGGTCGTTATGAAGAAGCTGTTCGGCGAGGCGGGGCTGGAGCAATGTGACTATTGCTACTTCAATGCTGTGAGCTGGAGACAGCGCAAGCATGAGCTGATTATAGATCTGGAGGATAAGCTGGGGTATCCGGTCTTCGTCAAGCCAGCCAACCTGGGCTCCAGCGTAGGAATCTCCAAGGCTACCGACAAGGAAAGTCTGATCAAGGCTGTGGACTATGCTTTCCGTTATGACACGAAGGTGATTATTGAGGAGTTCGTGGATGCGCGGGAAGTGGAGGTGGCGGTACTCGGCAATGAGGAGCCGGAGGCTTCGGTTCCGGGTGAAATCGTCTCTTCCGGTGAATATTATGATTATGCGGCCAAATACACTGACGGCAAGTCACAGATGCTTATCCCGGCACCTGTCGATCCCGAGGTAGCGGATCGTCTGCGGGAGTCGGCGATACTGGCCTTCAAGGCTATTGAGGGCAGCGGGATTACCCGGGCCGACTTCTTCCTGCGGAAGTCTGACGGCAAGATTCTTATTAATGAAGTGAATACCATGCCCGGCTTCACCCCGTTCAGCATGTATCCTCTGCTGTGGCGTGAGACCGGTGTGTCCTATAAAGTACTGCTGGACCGTATGATCGGGCTGGCGCTGGAGCGTTACCGGTTCAGACAGGGCCTGAAGTACGATAATGAATAAACCACGTTGATCGGCGGGAGTATTCCAGCCGGGAAGGAGAGAGGTGCATGGGGTTTCAATCAGAATTCAATTCGGTGTGCAAGTTCAAGAATGAGCAGGAGCTGTACGAACTGCTGGAGTACGGACGTACCAAAATGGTGAAGCAGGGCTTCCGTGTCTATCCGACCGGCCAGAAGGTGATCGCCTATACCCCGGAGAATGTAGCGGTGGCCATTGTCAAAATTTCTGCGTCGATCGCAGAAATCAATTTTCAGGGCAATGAGGTTACGGCGGTGGAAATGGATCTGGTCCGTAAGCTGAATGAGGAAGAGTCACGCGTACAGACGGCTCTTGCCTTCGAGATGTTCTTCGGGGAAGAGGGATGATCGTCCGCTTCGGCTATGTCGCCATGTCTACGGTGATTCCTGACTGTTCTCCCTCCAAAACGATGACTATGGCAAGCTTTAACAAACTGGGCGACCGGGAGGCGGGCCTTCGTAAGCTGGAATCCATCGCCCGGATGAATCTGCATAATACGCTCCGTCTGCTGAAGCATAATGTCGGCTCGGATATTAAGGTCTACAGGCTCACCTCCAAGCTGGTTCCGCTGGCAACCCATCCTGATCTGGCGGACTGGAATCCGCTGGCTGCTCTTGCGGAGGAATTCGCTGAGGTGGGTAGCTATGTGAAGAAGCACGGGCTGCGTGTCAGCTTCCACCCGGATCACTTCACGGTGCTGAGTACACCGCGGCCGGAGGTGCTTGCAAGCTCGATCCGTGATCTGCAGCATCATACAGATATGCTGGACTCGATGGGGCTGCCGGCGACGGCTAAGAGCAATATCCACATCGGCGGCGCCTACGGGGACAAGCCTTTGTCTGCGGAACGCTTCTGCGTGCAATGCTCTGCACTGCCGCTTGCACTTAGAGAGCGGATGACACTGGAGAACGACGACAAGACGTTCAACGCGGTGGAGACGCTGGAGGTGTGCCGCAGAGTGGGACTGCCGATGGTGCTGGATATCCATCACCAATGGGTCAACAATGAAGGCGAGTTCCCCTGGGAGCTGTGGCCGGAGATTCTGAAGACATGGA is a window of Paenibacillus sp. FSL H3-0469 DNA encoding:
- a CDS encoding helix-turn-helix transcriptional regulator translates to MKVVIPDSLMGEIQELQDTFGSVTGQALVLTDQAGNVVTRPTLSGIFYQKMFKSLQVIERPFEPALLRLGPLSYPAILEEWVPGLKYVVSPLVPDYGQTYYLWSGLYMEEGTRGLVLQAFEAKMRNHPDYDMLKDVLAVMPELSREGIVSIRGKLSVLGNVLSKLLAGCAVKPLEQRRGLLISQLLSNLESEFLKIEVVLQQMAGTLSDAELYAFAQEEEAGQFKVKYSAGKEAGLLMNAGFQQGDGFLGQAVLGMEPRHWQSVAQDSRSLFFTQRGMTQPEYLSCYPVRIHSGKRALLLAVGFGKSRLIQDYAQYEQNVTALLGLSGRGEQLVQREALRREATLRLKEAARLLPQAASTQELGAGLLDMIMGMPFFPSSVLVFFEEQPDDTHYAKGWRTEEIMPYVQDLQSRYSSQAFLSSAIINGEVEGQVLLECPLIAEKVFKGILSVGFRRRSEAEEWLSLTGCLASLASTSIRLIEKEARHMKQAGVFTSQTLHYLQLSNPELHRLSAEASAMAYELARYTGLPERESEQMRTAALLAPFRLEFLHGYGFYLEELSLLKQVDQFASFYFEINKPSVSVTAQLLVLVLHHSGKGADKELLADADLEWLNPSRFYLDDHVVGELYTEPRNTFQSFLRSRSEAMPVKRGVSAGKLLNSTALKTPKEEWGISPREEEVLELIILGKTNKEIASALFISEHTVKNHLSRIFNKMNVTDRSQIIALVYKRIFDSERIEMS
- a CDS encoding ABC transporter substrate-binding protein, producing the protein MRYSKQSLVLIVFTLVMAVLLAACGSSANSGSGSGTAANAPAPAASEAPTAAPATGNSSAEAEMVTFQDGAGEVQVPKNPQRIVDTTAFYTGYLLALGVKPVGVMQGAKDSPYLAEMLEGAEGLGDDVTPENILALEPDLIIVYTGTEGIDKLKEIAPVVQIKYGAKNYKDQMLDYGKLVNKNDEAKAWIAQWEARIAELKPQVQAAVGNKTVSILNPYAKGLYVFGHNYGRGGEILYGEFGLKAPAEAQKEAIDSGTGWASISMEKLPDYAGDIIFTCPWSGDTTDPKIVYDNPLWKGLPAVKAGNVFQLNPAADTYNDPISLEKQLDFITTSLLSVK
- the acnA gene encoding aconitate hydratase AcnA produces the protein MPSKDHFSLAKNLKSGGKTYRYYHLNALEEQGTGDISSLPFSIKVLLEAAVRQYDGRAITEEHVKQLANWSGGIDRNKEIPFIPARIVLQDFTGVPVVVDLAAMRDTVKKAGGDPKKINPLVPVDLVIDHSVMVDAFGTADALEYNMNVEFERNEERYRFLRWAQTAFNNFRAVPPATGIVHQVNLEYLASVAATKTIDGETVVYPDSLVGTDSHTTMINGLGVVGWGVGGIEAEAGMLGQPLYFVTPDVVGFKLTGSLMEGATATDLALTVTQMLRKKGVVGKFVEFYGPGLANISLADRATVANMAPEYGATIGFFPVDDETLAYLRSTGRPDELVELVGDYYKAQGMFRTAETPDPTFSDIIELDLASVVPSLAGPKRPQDRVELTHMKENFEGIIRTPVDKGGYGLSDEKIAEEVEIQHKNGSSSKLSTGAVVIAAITSCTNTSNPSVMLGAGLLAKKAVERGLTKPGYVKSSLTPGSLVVTEYLQKADLLKPLEALGFYLAGYGCATCIGNSGPLPDEVSEAITEHDMTVAAVISGNRNFEGRVHAQVKANYLASPPLVVAYALAGTVNIDLKTEPLGYDPQGEPVFLADIWPTTAEIREATLRSLSPEMFRSKYENVFTANERWNNIPVPEGELYEWDSNSTYIQNPPFFEHLADGASDIKDIRSSRVLALLGDSVTTDHISPAGNITASGPAGEYLRGHGVERADFNSYGSRRGNHEVMMRGTFANIRIRNAVAPGTEGGVTTFLPSDEVMSIYDASMLYQSAGQNLIVIAGKEYGTGSSRDWAAKGTLLLGVKAVIAESFERIHRSNLVGMGVLPLQFQEGHGWSSMGLTGRETFDITGLDNHVLPGQELTVTATREDGTQFDFPVIARLDSSVDIDYYRNGGILQTVLRQMLADATASEAAQPVE
- a CDS encoding amidase domain-containing protein, with amino-acid sequence MEQQWKKSLYVYVDQLNKGRVAPGAEPRHTTIRDPRFLDEQRTRSRRIAQWYTRRGITPLRGETGVRTLRTVRQNPAEVVADVALHSAFYYEKGGMTHREDVVESERLTFVREKDGWEIVNVERRVPERNGVRKVVEKDPALRLSEWGEALSDPRPSQPLLNRRVLKGASGVREVRYRREEAAAYADLWWKEGNPEFEIFEVDCTNYVSQCLFAGGAPINYTGKRETGWWYKGYNGAQEWWSFSWAVSDSLKRYLSGSRGSGLRAEIVERPEQLQLGDIIQYDWDGNGHYQHSTIVTAFDAGGQPLVNARTVSSRHRFWDYKDSYAWTDRTAYRFFHINDYL
- a CDS encoding D-alanine--D-alanine ligase — its product is MGNAKTTVGLVYGGKSGEHEVSLQTAYAVMNAFDYDKYEIIPFYISKQGVWKVGAVLEAPFPAIEQLKLSGVAGDMGTALNALFSGLSGGEQVIDVMFPLLHGTNGEDGTIQGLFEMANIPYIGAGVLASSAGMDKVVMKKLFGEAGLEQCDYCYFNAVSWRQRKHELIIDLEDKLGYPVFVKPANLGSSVGISKATDKESLIKAVDYAFRYDTKVIIEEFVDAREVEVAVLGNEEPEASVPGEIVSSGEYYDYAAKYTDGKSQMLIPAPVDPEVADRLRESAILAFKAIEGSGITRADFFLRKSDGKILINEVNTMPGFTPFSMYPLLWRETGVSYKVLLDRMIGLALERYRFRQGLKYDNE
- the uvsE gene encoding UV DNA damage repair endonuclease UvsE translates to MIVRFGYVAMSTVIPDCSPSKTMTMASFNKLGDREAGLRKLESIARMNLHNTLRLLKHNVGSDIKVYRLTSKLVPLATHPDLADWNPLAALAEEFAEVGSYVKKHGLRVSFHPDHFTVLSTPRPEVLASSIRDLQHHTDMLDSMGLPATAKSNIHIGGAYGDKPLSAERFCVQCSALPLALRERMTLENDDKTFNAVETLEVCRRVGLPMVLDIHHQWVNNEGEFPWELWPEILKTWTSPLALKDVPPGAHLPPKIHVSSPRSPSDPRSHADGVEPAPLVAFLKRIAADTPAVDVMIEAKLKDGALFGLMEEMKGLAEGGNGIMVLNGASVNIEP